The Gemmatimonadota bacterium genome window below encodes:
- a CDS encoding HD domain-containing phosphohydrolase: MSALLLSAARTQALYPPGHHRAQEAIRDCYVRLRTLLQDQRRFRIALVDEEFIVGSVQVPVRSPALQGFAESLRRAGIGRVAFHEGLLQWELEQFLRILATESAALEEEGGVQAILDREGVQHLKAGPLSVQETSEAEGDSLVRAWEIYSSGIKTVKKIRHAARARGRLEHLDEAKDLAHRLVGVAAEEAHPLLTLHALKVHDAYSFTHSVNVALLTLVLAKALEFDARALHEITLAALLHDIGKERVPLEILNKPGKLTAEEREVMERHGPDGTKMLASAAGVGDLAPIVAYEHQLAYEADHPDSGKWPLHVASQMICIADVYDALRSVRPYRGELPPDVAMQIMHDEVAAKFDADLFEGFARLVGFYPPGTCIRLTSGAVGVVRRSNPHDPRRPRILVVLGPDGASLSEPDELDLSRQNGSREIFGDAQEVVDGESVGIDPFDYL; the protein is encoded by the coding sequence GTGTCCGCGCTTCTCCTTTCCGCGGCCCGAACCCAGGCCCTCTATCCGCCGGGCCACCATCGGGCGCAGGAGGCGATCCGCGACTGCTACGTTCGGCTGCGCACTCTCCTCCAGGACCAACGGCGTTTCCGCATCGCCCTGGTGGATGAAGAGTTCATCGTGGGAAGCGTACAAGTCCCCGTCCGGAGCCCCGCCCTCCAGGGCTTCGCGGAGAGCCTTCGCCGAGCCGGAATCGGTCGGGTGGCGTTCCACGAGGGGCTCCTCCAGTGGGAACTCGAGCAATTCCTCCGCATCCTCGCCACCGAGAGCGCCGCGCTCGAGGAGGAAGGCGGGGTCCAGGCGATTCTCGATCGCGAAGGGGTGCAACACCTGAAGGCGGGACCGCTTTCCGTTCAGGAAACGAGCGAGGCCGAGGGGGACAGTCTCGTCCGCGCGTGGGAGATCTACAGCTCGGGGATCAAGACGGTCAAGAAAATTCGGCACGCGGCGCGCGCGCGCGGGAGGCTCGAGCACCTCGATGAGGCGAAGGACCTCGCGCACCGGCTGGTGGGCGTGGCGGCGGAGGAGGCGCATCCTCTCCTCACCCTCCACGCGCTCAAGGTGCATGATGCCTATTCCTTCACGCACTCCGTGAACGTGGCACTCCTGACCCTTGTGTTGGCCAAGGCTCTCGAGTTCGACGCGCGCGCTCTCCACGAGATCACGCTCGCGGCCCTCCTGCATGACATCGGAAAGGAGCGGGTGCCGCTGGAAATTCTGAACAAGCCCGGAAAGCTGACCGCCGAGGAGCGGGAGGTCATGGAACGCCATGGGCCCGACGGCACGAAGATGCTGGCGAGCGCGGCGGGTGTCGGCGACCTCGCGCCGATCGTTGCATACGAGCACCAGCTCGCCTACGAAGCGGACCATCCCGACTCGGGGAAGTGGCCACTCCATGTAGCATCGCAGATGATCTGCATCGCCGATGTCTACGACGCCCTTCGATCGGTGCGGCCGTACCGCGGGGAGCTTCCTCCGGACGTCGCCATGCAGATCATGCACGACGAAGTGGCGGCGAAGTTCGACGCCGATCTCTTCGAGGGCTTCGCCCGACTCGTCGGCTTTTACCCCCCGGGGACCTGTATCCGCCTCACAAGCGGGGCGGTGGGCGTGGTTCGTCGTTCGAATCCGCACGATCCTCGCCGTCCGCGCATCCTCGTGGTTCTAGGCCCCGATGGGGCGAGCCTGTCTGAGCCGGACGAGTTGGACCTTTCGCGCCAAAATGGGAGCCGGGAAATATTCGGCGACGCGCAGGAGGTGGTGGACGGGGAGTCGGTCGGGATCGACCCCTTCGACTACCTCTAG
- a CDS encoding HEAT repeat domain-containing protein — translation MASPEVVPDRTRQTLLDGAIRELGFAVQAMELYPAGSPVVTEAIQRAHAGLFPLLRHGPVQLDVLPSSFRADGREIGEGNAVVGRLAGKLHHRRVARLDLDALLVPETLSGLAEALGQDRAELEARGGLDHYLQSRHLPGLSATLLQLEQAFQEDGRAVEGDQAWDTLLLGFQVAQERPDISWQTLAASPEKFRALLEWLVKGADMPEELSAHSRVDLLRLACQNAGQAAIGMGAAQLELILREIRDVYAGIHPEVWMELLAEPMTLEEGMGGFTEGDGDAGSRVPSPGTEGREERAGPVDLTKAIARGLERSQLEELIVYSVENRGRASSRVMQLFSRILEGREDRKEIAEAAMAALAGKKGGPDDSAGLLQHWPDLQDVLLGEDPGPFVSRRYQATLELLDTEGAGSEEFWPMERIRPRMREMDPTFLLRRKSEIFLSLLERESEVEEYLLLANELEKALPEFVVHQEYDLVERLIATFARHRKVEDGRPVRQRDVAEQVLDRFCNRHTLLQLVRSFLGKPARTVEAGARIFPHLGSLAIPPLFTALSQEKSRPGRLLLLQILSRMGPGVGPAIEAHLYDERWYVVRNLVSIVREIGDPQFVEHLRITIRHPDARVRRESAQALANIGGAAAGELLIAAVDDEDRETQVASIQGVGKSGLIRGVPRLRPILRLSNRRGNNSDLIEAAAVALGRLGDTESVGRLQELSRTPWLYAERRRSVALAARWALQSLGVRPRRGVARTLARWLPWSRSEEKDRPGVRDTPDSSGRAEPGTEAGAGL, via the coding sequence ATGGCGTCCCCCGAGGTGGTACCCGACCGCACCCGCCAGACCCTCCTCGACGGTGCGATTCGGGAGCTCGGTTTCGCCGTGCAGGCGATGGAACTGTATCCGGCGGGATCCCCGGTGGTGACGGAGGCGATCCAACGCGCGCACGCGGGCCTCTTTCCGCTCCTCCGGCACGGACCGGTCCAACTCGACGTCCTCCCTTCTAGTTTTCGAGCGGACGGCCGGGAGATTGGAGAGGGGAACGCCGTCGTCGGGAGACTCGCGGGGAAGCTCCATCACCGGCGCGTGGCCCGACTCGACCTGGATGCCCTCCTCGTTCCCGAAACCCTCTCGGGGCTCGCCGAGGCCCTCGGGCAGGACCGCGCGGAGTTGGAGGCGCGGGGAGGGTTGGATCACTACCTCCAGTCCCGCCACCTCCCAGGGCTCTCCGCGACCCTCCTGCAGTTGGAACAAGCCTTCCAGGAGGATGGGCGCGCCGTCGAGGGGGATCAGGCGTGGGACACCCTGCTTCTGGGCTTTCAGGTGGCACAGGAGCGACCTGACATCAGCTGGCAGACTCTCGCGGCCAGTCCCGAGAAATTCAGGGCGCTCCTCGAGTGGCTGGTCAAGGGAGCCGACATGCCGGAGGAGCTGTCGGCGCACTCACGGGTGGACCTCCTGCGGCTCGCGTGCCAGAACGCGGGCCAGGCGGCGATCGGGATGGGCGCTGCCCAATTGGAGTTGATCCTCCGCGAGATCCGCGACGTGTACGCGGGCATCCACCCTGAGGTGTGGATGGAGCTTCTCGCGGAGCCGATGACCCTCGAGGAGGGGATGGGGGGCTTCACGGAAGGGGATGGCGACGCGGGGAGTCGGGTGCCCTCACCGGGTACGGAGGGTCGGGAAGAGCGGGCGGGGCCGGTGGACCTCACCAAGGCGATCGCACGCGGCCTGGAGCGCAGTCAGTTGGAGGAGCTCATCGTCTATTCCGTCGAGAACCGGGGCCGCGCATCGTCTCGAGTCATGCAACTCTTCTCGCGGATCCTGGAGGGGCGGGAGGACCGCAAGGAGATCGCTGAGGCGGCCATGGCCGCCCTGGCCGGAAAAAAAGGCGGGCCCGACGACTCCGCCGGCCTCCTGCAACACTGGCCGGACCTCCAGGACGTCCTGCTCGGGGAGGATCCCGGACCCTTCGTGAGCCGGCGGTACCAGGCCACCCTCGAGCTGCTCGATACGGAAGGCGCTGGGTCCGAAGAGTTTTGGCCGATGGAGCGGATTCGGCCGCGCATGAGGGAGATGGATCCCACCTTCCTCCTGCGCCGGAAGAGCGAGATCTTCCTCTCTCTCCTCGAGCGGGAATCCGAAGTCGAGGAATACCTGCTCCTCGCCAACGAGCTGGAGAAGGCGCTTCCGGAGTTCGTCGTGCATCAGGAGTACGACCTGGTGGAGCGACTGATCGCCACGTTCGCTCGGCACCGGAAGGTCGAGGATGGTAGGCCGGTCCGGCAGCGCGACGTAGCCGAGCAGGTGCTCGACCGCTTCTGCAATCGCCACACCCTTCTCCAGCTGGTGCGAAGCTTCCTCGGAAAACCCGCGCGAACGGTAGAGGCCGGCGCTCGCATCTTTCCGCACCTCGGGTCACTCGCGATTCCACCGCTCTTCACCGCGCTCTCGCAAGAGAAGTCGAGGCCGGGGCGGCTCCTCCTGCTCCAGATCCTTTCCCGCATGGGCCCGGGAGTGGGTCCCGCGATCGAGGCACACCTGTATGACGAGCGATGGTACGTGGTCCGGAATCTCGTCTCGATCGTGCGCGAGATCGGAGATCCCCAATTCGTTGAGCACCTTCGAATCACGATCCGCCACCCCGACGCGCGGGTGCGGCGAGAGAGTGCGCAGGCACTGGCGAACATCGGAGGAGCGGCCGCCGGTGAGCTTCTCATCGCCGCGGTGGACGACGAGGATCGCGAGACCCAGGTGGCTTCGATCCAAGGGGTAGGAAAGAGTGGGCTTATTCGGGGAGTGCCTCGCCTCAGGCCGATCCTTCGTCTTTCTAACCGCCGGGGGAATAACAGCGACCTCATCGAGGCCGCCGCCGTCGCGCTGGGAAGGCTTGGGGACACGGAGTCGGTTGGGAGGCTCCAGGAACTTTCCCGTACTCCCTGGCTTTATGCTGAGCGGCGCCGCTCCGTCGCGCTCGCGGCCCGGTGGGCCCTCCAGTCGCTCGGAGTTCGGCCGCGGCGGGGAGTGGCGAGAACGCTCGCGCGGTGGCTCCCCTGGTCGAGATCGGAGGAAAAGGATCGCCCCGGAGTGCGGGACACGCCGGACTCGTCGGGCAGAGCGGAGCCTGGTACCGAAGCGGGGGCAGGACTTTGA